The proteins below are encoded in one region of Triticum aestivum cultivar Chinese Spring chromosome 1B, IWGSC CS RefSeq v2.1, whole genome shotgun sequence:
- the LOC123106463 gene encoding ABC transporter G family member 1, with product MSNSGHIAVEVDDAERELQLLVSAGPPVPYTLSFTDLSYRVRQGRGGLMGCLPSRASNRLASTDAPPANTKALLDGVSGEAREGELFAVMGASGSGKSTLVDALAGRIARDSLRGAVTLNGEPLHGSRLRAISAYVMQDDLLYPMLTVRETLLFAAELRLSRALSPAAKRERVDRLIDQLGLSRAADTIIGDEGHRGVSGGERRRVSIGTDIIHDPILLFLDEPTSGLDSASAFMVVQVLRTIARSGSVVVMTIHQPSARILGILGRLLLLSRGRTVYAGTPAGLKPFFAEFGAPIPDNENPAEFALDTIREREAQQPDGTGPLAEFNARWQATRKLMMDGDSAAKRVSPMTLEYAIAESVARGKLVAGSGTGTVSLQMPTYANPMPVEVWVLIKRAFTNTRRMPELFGMRLGTIMVTGLILATIFLRLDDTPKGVQERLGFFAMGMSTMFYVCADALPVFVQERHIYLRETAHNAYRRASYVLANAVVSFPPLVALSLAFAVTTFFAVGLAGGASSFLYFSLIILASLWAGSGFVTFLSAVVPHVMLGYTVVVAILAYFLLFSGFFINRDRIPDYWIWFHYISLVKYPYQAVLQNEFGDATRCFARGTQMFDGTPIGGMPEAIKMKVLGAIGNALGTRMTSHTCVLTGADVLAQQAVTDLGKWMCLLVTAGFGFFFRALFYVVLLVGSKNKRK from the coding sequence ATGTCCAACTCCGGCCACATCGCCGTCGAAGTCGACGACGCGGAGCGGGAGCTGCAGCTGCTCGTCTCCGCGGGGCCGCCGGTGCCGTACACGCTCTCCTTCACCGACCTCTCGTACCGCGTCCGGCAGGGCCGCGGCGGCCTCATGGGCTGCCTCCCCTCGCGCGCCAGCAACCGCCTGGCCTCCACCGACGCGCCGCCCGCCAACACCAAGGCGCTGCTGGACGGCGTCTCGGGCGAGGCGCGGGAGGGCGAGCTGTTCGCCGTCATGGGCGCCAGCGGCTCCGGCAAGTCCACGCTCGTCGACGCGCTGGCGGGCCGGATCGCGCGCGACAGCCTCCGCGGCGCCGTCACGCTCAACGGGGAGCCGCTCCACGGCAGCCGCCTCCGCGCCATCTCCGCCTACGTCATGCAGGACGACCTGCTCTACCCCATGCTCACCGTGCGCGAGACGCTGCTCTTCGCCGCCGAGCTGCGGCTCTCGCGCGCGCTCTCCCCGGCCGCCAAGCGCGAGCGGGTGGACCGGCTCATCGACCAGCTCGGGCTCTCGCGCGCCGCCGACACCATCATCGGCGACGAGGGCCACCGCGGGGTGTCCGGAGGGGAGCGCCGCAGGGTGTCCATCGGCACCGACATCATCCACGACCCCATCCTGCTCTTCCTCGACGAGCCCACCTCGGGTCTCGACTCGGCCAGCGCCTTCATGGTGGTGCAGGTGCTCCGCACCATCGCGCGCAGCGGCAGCGTCGTCGTCATGACCATCCACCAGCCCAGCGCGCGCATCCTCGGCATCCTCGGCCGCCTCCTGCTGCTCTCGCGCGGCCGCACCGTGTACGCCGGCACGCCCGCCGGCCTCAAGCCCTTCTTCGCGGAGTTCGGCGCGCCCATCCCGGACAACGAGAACCCGGCCGAGTTCGCGCTGGACACGATCCGCGAGCGCGAGGCCCAGCAGCCCGACGGGACCGGGCCGCTCGCCGAGTTCAACGCGAGGTGGCAGGCGACGCGCAAGCTGATGATGGACGGCGACAGCGCTGCAAAGAGGGTGAGCCCGATGACGCTGGAGTACGCGATCGCGGAGAGCGTGGCCCGGGGGAAGCTGGTGGCCGGGAGCGGGACGGGGACGGTGTCGCTGCAGATGCCGACGTACGCGAACCCGATGCCGGTGGAGGTGTGGGTGCTGATCAAGCGCGCCTTCACCAACACGCGGCGCATGCCGGAGCTGTTCGGGATGCGGCTCGGCACCATCATGGTGACGGGCCTCATCCTGGCGACTATCTTTCTGCGGCTTGACGACACGCCCAAGGGCGTGCAGGAGCGGCTGGGGTTCTTCGCGATGGGCATGTCGACCATGTTCTACGTGTGCGCGGACGCGCTGCCGGTGTTTGTGCAGGAGCGGCACATCTACCTGCGGGAGACGGCGCACAACGCGTACCGGCGCGCCTCCTACGTGCTGGCCAACGCGGTGGTCTCCTTCCCGCCGCTGGTGGCGCTGTCGCTGGCGTTCGCGGTGACCACGTTCTTTGCGGTGGGGCTCGCCGGCGGCGCCTCATCGTTCCTCTACTTCTCGCTCATCATCCTCGCCTCTCTCTGGGCCGGCAGCGGGTTTGTGACGTTCCTGTCGGCGGTGGTGCCGCACGTGATGCTGGGGTACACGGTGGTGGTGGCCATCCTGGCCTACTTCCTGCTCTTCTCGGGCTTCTTCATCAACCGGGACAGGATCCCGGACTACTGGATCTGGTTCCACTACATCTCGCTCGTCAAGTACCCGTACCAGGCGGTGCTGCAGAACGAGTTCGGCGACGCCACGCGGTGCTTCGCGCGCGGGACGCAGATGTTCGACGGCACGCCCATCGGCGGCATGCCGGAGGCCATCAAGATGAAGGTGCTGGGCGCCATCGGCAACGCGCTGGGCACGCGCATGACCTCCCACACCTGCGTCCTCACGGGCGCCGACGTGCTCGCGCAGCAGGCCGTCACCGACCTCGGCAAGTGGATGTGCctcctggtcaccgccggcttcggCTTCTTCTTCCGCGCGCTCTTCTACGTCGTGCTGCTCGTCGGCAGCAAGAACAAGAGGAAGTGA